Proteins from a genomic interval of Xiphophorus maculatus strain JP 163 A chromosome 7, X_maculatus-5.0-male, whole genome shotgun sequence:
- the arl5a gene encoding ADP-ribosylation factor-like protein 5A encodes MGILFTKLWRLFNHQEHKVIIVGLDNAGKTTILYQFSMNEVVHTSPTIGSNVEEIVVNNTHFLMWDIGGQESLRSSWNTYYTNTEFVIIVVDSTDRERISVTKEELYRMLAHEDLRKAGLLIFANKQDVKGCMTVAEISQSLQLTSVKDHQWHIQACCALTGEGLCQGLEWMMSRLRVR; translated from the exons ATGGGGATACTATTTACGAAGCTATGGCGGCTTTTCAATCACCAAG AGCACAAAGTTATTATTGTTGGCCTGGACAATGCGGGCAAGACTACCATTCTTTACCAGTT CTCAATGAATGAGGTGGTGCACACTTCTCCTACAATTGGAAGCAACGTGGAGGAAATTGTGGTCAACAACACCCATTTTCTGATGTGGGACATCGGAGGGCAGGAATCTCTGAGGTCGTCCTGGAATACATACTACACCAACACAGAG TTTGTCATCATTGTGGTTGACAgcacagacagagagaggatCTCTGTGACCAAAGAAGAGCTCTATAGGATGCTAGCACATGAA GATCTACGAAAAGCAGGTCTGTTGATATTTGCGAACAAGCAAGATGTGAAAGGCTGCATGACTGTGGCTGAAATCTCCCAGAGCCTCCAACTTACCTCCGTCAAAGACCACCAGTGGCACATCCAGGCCTGTTGCGCCCTCACAGGGGAGGG GTTGTGTCAAGGTCTTGAGTGGATGATGTCACGGCTCCGTGTGAGATGA